One Gossypium raimondii isolate GPD5lz chromosome 3, ASM2569854v1, whole genome shotgun sequence genomic window carries:
- the LOC128039923 gene encoding uncharacterized protein LOC128039923, producing the protein MYRDLRELYWWPGLKREVADFVSKYLTFQQVKAEHQLPSGLLQPVKIPLWKWERVTMDFVSGLPLTLTKKDVVWVVVDRLTKSAHFIPVRTNYSLQKLAKLCRTPSCWTELGERRVLGPELVSDTDDKVRVIRDRLKAASDRQKSYADLKRKEIEYSVGDFVFLKVSPWKKVLRFGRKELDQIHDVFHVSMLRHYRSDPTHVVSTEEIEVIPDLNFEEEPVQILDRNVKILRKKSIPLVKVLWHNHSSEEAMWEPEEVIRQQYPYLF; encoded by the exons ATGTACCGAgaccttcgtgagttatattggtggcctggTCTTAAGCGTGAAGTTGCTGATTTTGTAAGTAAGTATTTAACTTTCCAGCAagtgaaggctgaacatcagttaccttcaggGTTGTTACAACCAGTTAAAATTccactttggaagtgggagagagtaactatggacttcgttagtgggctACCCCTAACACTTACTAAGAAGGATGTGGTATGGGTTGTAGTGGATCGGTTGACCAAGTCAGCCCATTTCATACCAGTTCGTACTAATTACTCTTTGCAGAAGTTGGCTAAACT GTGTCGTACTCCTTcgtgttggactgagttgggcgaaCGACGTGTTTTAGGCCCTGAATTGGTTTCTGATACCGATGATAAAGTTAGAGTAATTCGAGATCGACTGAAGGCGGCATCTGACAGACAGAAGTCGTATGCGGATTTGAAGCGCAAGGAGATTGAGTATTCTGTGGGGGACTTCGTCTTTCTTAAGGTCTCGCCATGGAAGAAGGTATTAAGATTTGGACggaagg AGTTAGATcagattcatgatgtgttccacGTCTCTATGCTAAGGCATTATCGCTCTGATCCCACACATGTGGTTTCGactgaggagattgaggttataCCGGACCTGAATTTTGAGGAGGAACCAGTTCAGATTTTAGATCgtaatgtgaaaattttgaggaaGAAGTCTATCCCACTCGTTAAGGTGCTTTGGCACAATCACAGTTCAGAAGAGGCCATGTGGGAACCCGAAGAGGTGATACGACAGCAATACCCTTATCTTTTTTga